From a region of the Thermomonas sp. HDW16 genome:
- the rpmC gene encoding 50S ribosomal protein L29, producing the protein MELKQLRQKSADELQAHLVELQKERFALRMQKATGQLAKTHEARRVRREIARVNTLLGAKK; encoded by the coding sequence ATGGAACTCAAGCAACTGCGTCAGAAGTCGGCGGACGAGCTCCAGGCCCACCTGGTCGAACTGCAGAAGGAGCGCTTTGCGCTGCGCATGCAGAAGGCCACTGGTCAGCTCGCCAAGACCCACGAAGCCCGCCGCGTGCGCCGCGAGATCGCTCGCGTCAACACGCTGCTCGGTGCGAAGAAGTAA